Below is a genomic region from Telmatobacter sp. DSM 110680.
CGCCGGCAGCGAAGGCTTGATGTGGGCGCCCTATCTGCTTGGCGAGCGCACACCGCATCTCGATCCGCAAGTGCGCGCTGCGTTCGCATGTATTTCTACTGTGCATACTGCGGCGCACTTCACGCGCGCGGTGCTGGAAGGCGTTGCGTATTCGTTGCAGGATACCTTTACACTCTTCGCGGAACTGGGAATCCCAGTGAGTGCGGTCCGGCTCGGCGGCGGGGGAGCGCGCGGTCCACTCTGGCGCAAGATACAAGCAGGCGTGTATGGCCAAACGGTGGAAGTGCTCACGGCTGAAGAAGGCGGAGCGTTCGGCTGCGCGTTGATGGCTGGCGTTGGCACAGGACACTGGGCCAGTCTCGACGCAGCATGTGGGCAGGCAATTGAAGTGGCGCAGCGCATCGAGCCTGATCCGATAGATCTCGCAGCCTACAAGTCGGGATACGCGGAGTGGCGGAAGCTTTATCCAGCGCTCAAAACTTTGCGGTGATCGTCGAGATTTTCCTGTAGGATGTTGGGCAGCCGGGGCGGTCTCGGCGACATCCCATCGGGAGCACATCAGCAGTGGTCACGAGCTCCGCAGTCAGCCCTTCTTACGACGCAACTCGCTCAACGCCGGAGAAGGGCATTCCCGCGCCCCCTCCGCGAAACGTTGCTGTCGATGCCTATCGCGGCCTCGTGATGGTGCTGATGATGGGCGAAGTGATGCGCTTCGCTGATGTAGCGCGCTCATTTCCGCAAAGCACATTCTGGCGCATCCTGGCATACAACCAGACCCACGTTGAGTGGGCCGGAATGAGCCTGCACGACACGATACAGCCGGGATTTACATTTCTTGCTGGCGTCGCCCTTCCTTACTCCATACGCAGTCGCCAGCGTAAAGGCGAAAGTTTCACGCACATGCTTTTACATACGATGTGGCGGAGCTTTCTGCTCATCGCACTGGGCATCTTTCTGCGCTCAACCGATGGGCCGATTACGTACTACACCTTTGAAGACACCCTTACCCAGATCGGCCTCGGATACACCTTCGCTTTTCTGCTCACCTTTGCGAAGGCGCGCTGGCAATGGATTTCTCTCGCCCTGATTCTCTTCGCCTACTGGCTGGCCTGGGCGCTCTATCCCGCGCCAGGAGCGAACTTCAACTGGGCAGCTGTGGGTGTCGCGCCCGATTGGCACCACATTTATAGCGGCTTCGCGTCGCACTGGAACAAGAACAGCAATTTTGGCCAGGCGTTCGACGTCTGGTTTCTGAACCTGTTTCCGCGAACCAGTCGGTTTGCCTTCAACGGCGGCGGCTATTTGACGCTTAGTTTCATTCCGACGCTGGGGACGATGCTGCTAGGAGTAATTGCCGGGCGATGGTTCCATGAAGCGACGCCTAACATTCCTCTGCGGAAGTTTGCGCTTGCTGCGGTGGCGTTGATGGCGGCTGGACTCGTGCTGCATTTCACCGGGATATGTCCGATTGTGAAGCGGATCTGGACGCCTTCGTGGACGCTGTGGAGCGGCGGTGTCTGCTTCCTGTTCCTTGCAGCGTTCTCGTGGATCGTCGATGCTAAGAAAAATCAAAGGCTAGCCTTCCCGCTTGTGGTCGTGGGCATGAACTCGATTGCCGCATACCTCATCGCGCACCTCTGGGAAGAGTTCATCCTGAGTAGTTTCCGCATCCATCTCGGCATGCGTGTTCTCAACGCGTTCGGCGCCGCGCTCGAGCCTTTCTTCCTCGGCGTCCTCACGATGGCGGCGTACTGGCTGATTCTCTATTGGATGTATCGCAAGCGGATCTTCATCCGGATCTGAACACAAGATTTAATGCAACTAAAGATTCAATTCCAATCCTGCGTACTTGTGTGATCAATGAGCAGGATTTACTCTGACAAGCGGTTTCAAACGTTTCACTTGGGGGTTTTATGCGCATTCTTCGCCTTGCGGCGTTCTGTATCTTTCCATTGGGGATCATCGCAACTTCGGCGCAGTCCACGCCTACATGCGCCGATTTGCATCTGCTGCCGGCGCCGCGCGAGTGCACAGCCGTCAAGTCCATCCCGATTGGAACCGCAGGCCTGCGTATCGTCTCAGATCGAAATAGCGAA
It encodes:
- a CDS encoding DUF5009 domain-containing protein, which gives rise to MVTSSAVSPSYDATRSTPEKGIPAPPPRNVAVDAYRGLVMVLMMGEVMRFADVARSFPQSTFWRILAYNQTHVEWAGMSLHDTIQPGFTFLAGVALPYSIRSRQRKGESFTHMLLHTMWRSFLLIALGIFLRSTDGPITYYTFEDTLTQIGLGYTFAFLLTFAKARWQWISLALILFAYWLAWALYPAPGANFNWAAVGVAPDWHHIYSGFASHWNKNSNFGQAFDVWFLNLFPRTSRFAFNGGGYLTLSFIPTLGTMLLGVIAGRWFHEATPNIPLRKFALAAVALMAAGLVLHFTGICPIVKRIWTPSWTLWSGGVCFLFLAAFSWIVDAKKNQRLAFPLVVVGMNSIAAYLIAHLWEEFILSSFRIHLGMRVLNAFGAALEPFFLGVLTMAAYWLILYWMYRKRIFIRI